The genome window AGTACATTTAAATCAGTATTTAATAGAATAAAATTATCGGTCAAAGAAGCAATTGAAAATCAAAAAGTTCCTTTTAAAAAAATGGTTCGAAATTTAAATCTACAATATGATTCAAACAACTTACCTATTATAAATACGATGGTTTCTTTAAATGAAATTCATCAGGGTAATTTTAATGAAAGTGTAGTTACAGATACCATATTCCACTTCGATTTAGAAAAAGATGTAATTAATTTGAAGTTAATATATAATGAAAATCTTTATGATAGAGATTTTATGAATCAAATTATAGAACATTTAAACCGTATTTTCTCTGTAATTTTATATCAGTATGATCTTGAAATAAGTAAGGTTGAATTGTTATCAGAAGCTGAAAAAAATAAATTATTGATTTCTTTCAATGATACTACATCCCATTATCCTAAGGAGAAAACTCTTCATCAGTTATTTGAAGAACAGGTAGATAGAACACCAGATCAATTAGCGATTGTATTTGAAAATCAGCAGTTGACGTACTGGGAACTCAATGAACGAGCAAACCAGTTAGCGAGAACCCTAAGAGATCAAGGAGTAAGGGCAAATCAGTTAGTTGGAATTATGGTTGAGCGTTCTGTAGAGATGATTGTAGGTATACTGGGTATATTAAAGGTGGGTGGTGCCTATGTGCCTATTGATCCAGAATATCCTGAAGATCGTATTAATTATATGCTGAAAGATTCCGGAGTAGAAATATTATTAAGTCAACAACATTTAGAAATTCCCTCCTCTTATAAGGATAAGATTTTACTGTTAGATGATGCACATACTTACCATGGAGATACTTCTAATTTAGGAGGTATTAATACAGAGAATCAGTTGGCATATCTTATCTATACTTCGGGAACTACAGGCAAACCTAAAGGGGTAATGGTGGAACATTCCAGCATACATAATACAGTACAATGGAAAGCAAAATCATATGGGTTTACGAAGGAAGATCGTGTACTTATGTTTAGTACATTTGTGTTTGATTCATTTATTACACACTTTTTTGGACCAATCATTTCTGGTTCAACAGTATATATTCTTAATGATAAACAGTGTGTGGATCCAATGGATATTAAAAATGCTATCTCATTATGGCAGATAACACATTTACAAAGTACTCCTAACTTTTTGTTTAAAGTATTAGAAAATATGGATGTATTAGATTTTTGTTCAATAAAAAATGTAGTTGTTGGTGGAGAAAAGGTTACTCCTGTACTTATTAAAAAGTTGAAAACATTAAATCCAACAGTAGAAATATGTAATGAGTATGGTCCAACGGAGAATAGTGTAATTTCCACAATGCTATCAATTACGAATGTTGAACAAACGCTTTCCATTGGTAAGCCAATCTCAAATGTGAAAATCTTTATTTTGGGGAAAAATAATTGTCTTCAACCAATAAATGTTCCAGGAGAACTTTGTATTTCTGGAGATGGTGTTGCTAAAGGGTATTTAAATCAACCGGGGTTAACAGCGGAAAAATTCGTAGAAAATCCTTTTATCCCAGGAGAACGCATGTATAGAACAGGTGACTTGGCCAAATGGTTACCAGATGGAAATATTGAGTATATTGGCAGAATTGACGATCAAGTGAAAATTCGGGGATATCGAATTGAATTGGGTGAGGTTGAATCAGTACTTCAAAAGTTGGAGTTGGTTCGCGAGTCCATTGTTGTTGCACGAGAGAATGAAGATGGAATAAAACAATTATGTGCTTACTTTGTTGGAGACGAAAGCTTAACAGTGGCACAACTTCGAGAGGCGATGTCACAAGAACTACCCGACTATATGATTCCATCTTACTTTGTACATTTGGCACAAATGCCATTTACACCAAATGGTAAGGTCGATCGTAAAGCATTGCCTGAGCCAGAAGGAAACATACAAACAGGTACGGAGTATGTTGCGCCGCAAAACCCAATAGAAGACTTGTTAGTCTCGATTTGGCAAACGGTACTTGGTGTTCCACAAATTGGAGTATTAGATAATTTCTTTGATCTGGGAGGCGACTCAATTAAGTCTATCCAAGTTTCCTCGAGACTGTATCAAGCTGGTTATCGAGTAGATATGAAAAACTTATTCAAATATTCGACTGTTGAGTCTTTAAGTCCGCATGTGGAGAAAATAACACGAGTTGCTGAACAAGGGGAAGTAACAGGAAAGGCTACGTTAACACCAATTCAACGTTGGTATTTCGACCGCGAGGCGGCAGATCCTCAGCACTTTAATCAAGCGTTCATGTTATATCTGAAACAAAGATTTGATGTATCAGCTCTTCGTAAAACGATGCAAAAAATTGCCGAGCATCATGATGCGCTTCGTATGGTCTTCCGTCAAACTGAACAGGGATATGAGGCATGGAACCGAGGAATAGAGGAAGAAGAGTTATTCAGTCTGGAAGTGATGGATCTCACAGGAAATGGGAATCCGACTTCAGTGATTGAAGAGGCTGCGAATGCGATTCAAAGTAGCATGCATTTAAGTGAAGGACCGTTAATGAAAATAGGCTTATTCCAATGTGAAGAAGGCGATCATTTGTTGATGGTTATTCACCACTTAGTAGTGGATGGCGTTTCTTGGCGAATATTGCTGGAAGATTTTGAGGCAGGGTACGAACAAGCGGTAAACGGAGGGGTTATTCAACTATCACAAAAAACAGATTCTTTCCAATTATGGGCAGAACAATTATCCCTTTACGCGAACAGTCCAGAGATGGAAAAAGAGCGCGAATATTGGAATGAAATCGAGCAAATCTCAACGGGATTGCTACCGAAAGATGAGGAACAAGATTGTGGTTTGATAAAGGACACTGAAGTTATCTCGGTCCAATGGACAGCTTCTGAAACCGAGCAGTTATTAAAACAAACAAACCGAGCATATAACACTGAAATCAATGATTTATTGTTAACAGCTTTAGGAATGGCAGTTCATCAATGGACAGGAATGGAAAACATTGTTGTGAATTTGGAAGGACATGGACGAGAGTCTATTCTTTCTGATCTTGATATTACTCGTACAGTAGGCTGGTTTACGAGTCAATATCCAGTAGTCTTGTCGATTGAAGCAGGGAGCAATATCTCTCATCGGATTAAGAATATTAAAGAAGGATTACGCCAAATTCCAAATAAAGGGGTTGGATATGGTCTTTTAAAATACTTGTCTGAACATCAAGAAAAACAGATGTTTACACTGAAGCCAGAGATTAGCTTTAACTATCTGGGGCAATTTGATCAAGATTTAGAGAATACTGCGATGCAGGCGTCTCCTTATTCGAGTGGTTCAGATGTAAGTAAGTATCAAACGAGAGCATATGTACTCGAAATCAATGGCATGATATCTAATGGGAAATTATCATTAGGAATTGGTTATAATGGAAAACAATATCGAAAAGAAACGATAGAGAAATTGGCGAATTGGTTGCAAGCGAGTCTGCAGGAAGTCATTGAACATTGTGTAACGAAAGAGCGAGTGGAGCTCACACCAAGTGATATTATTTTCAAAGGGATGACAATCGAAGCATTAGATCGTATTGTACAGGAAACAAACCACATAGGCGAAATCGAAAATGTGTATCCATTAACCCCGATGCAGAAGGGTATGTTATTCCACAGCTTGCTGAACTCACAGTCGGAAGCTTATTTTGAACAAGCAACGTTCGATGTGCAGGGAAGTATGAATATAGAGGCGTTCGTTCAAAGCTTAGAGCAATTGGTGCAAAGACATGCCATATTCCGAACTAACTTTGTGAGTGCTTGGAATGATGAGCCGTTACAAATTGTATACCGAAATCGAAAAATCGATTTTCATTATGAAGATCTGCATGAAATGGAAGGGCCATCACGTGAAGAGTGGGTGGAGAAGCATACGAATGAAGATAGGGAAAGAGGATTTAATCTTGCTGAAGATGCATTAATGCGTATGATAATCTTACGTACTGAGGAACAAACGTACCGTGTTATTTGGAGCTTCCACCATATCTTAATGGATGGTTGGTGCATGCCAATTGTAATCCAAGAAATCTTCGAAACTTACTATGCTACTCAGCAACAAAGAGAACCTGAATTATCTGTAGTAACGCCATATAGTGATTATATTGAATGGTTAGAAGCACAAGATTATGAAGAATCATCTAAATATTGGAATGATTATTTAGAGGGGTACGAAGGGCAAACATTATTACCAAAAGAAAATTTGAAAAATGAAGATGAAGGTTATGTTTTGGATGAGCTACTTTGTGAGTTTGATAGAGAATTAACGCAGAAGATGAAACAGGTAGCTAGTGATAATCAAGTCACAATCAACAGCTTAATTCAGACAGCATGGGGAGCGCTACTACAGAAATATAATGGCAGTCAGGATGTTGTATTTGGAAGTGTTGTATCAGGAAGACCAGCTGTTATACCAGGTATAGAAAATATGATTGGTTTATTCATTAACACGATTCCTGTGCGTATTCGTTGTGACGCGGAAGAAGCTTTTGTAGAAGTGATGAAAAAGAATCAAAAGCAGGCAGTAGCCTCACATGCATACGATACGCATCCATTGTATGAAATACAGGCACAAACGGAACAAAAGCAGGACTTAATCACACATCTTATGGTGTTTGAGAACTATCCTACAGAGACAGAAATGGAACGTGTTGGTAACCAGTCCGAAAACCTATTAGAAGTCAAGAATGCAAATATGGAAGAACAGACAAGCTATGATTTTAATGTAATTGTTGTTCCTGGTGAAGAATTTAAAGTTCGACTTAATTACAATGCCAATGTATATGATTATACAAGTGTAGAACGAATTCGTGGTCATTTGGTTCAAGTTATTAAGCAAGTTGTAAATAACCCGCAAATTTGTATACAAGATCTAGAATTGGTAACAGCAGAAGAGAAAATACAGATTCTCGAATCGTTCAATGATACAGCGACTGAATATCCATGTGAAAAGACTATCCATCAATTGTTCGAAGAACAGGTGGAGCGTACACCAGATCAAATTGCGGTTGTATTCGAAGATCAGCAATTGACGTATCGTGAGTTGAATGAACGAGCGAACCAATTGGCACGAACGCTAAGAGATGAAGGCGTACAGGAAGATCAGTTAGTTGGAATTATGGTAGAACGTTCGCTAGAAATGATTGTGGGGATACTTGGAATCTTAAAAGCAGGTGGTGCCTACGTGCCAATCGATCCTGAATATCCAGAGGAACGAATTCGTTACATGTTGGAGGATTCGGGAACGAAGATGCTCTTGTTGCAACGCCATTTGCAGGATAAGCACTCTTTTACATCTAAAATTCTATTTTTGGATGATGAAGCGATTTATCATGAAGATGGTTCGAATTTGGAATCGAAGGCTGGGCCGAATCATTTAGCTTATGTTATTTATACTTCAGGAACAACAGGCAATCCTAAAGGTATTTTAACTACGCACCGAAATATAATTCGAGTTGTTCAAGATACAAATTATATTACATTTAGCACACAGGATAAAGTACTTCAATTGTCAAGTTATGCGTTTGATGGATCGACCTTTGATATATATGGTTCGTTATTAAATGGAGCCGAACTGATTCTTATCTCCAAAGAAGTATTGTTAAATATGGAAAAGTTAACAAATTACATTGTAAAAGAAAACATTACGGTTCTCTTTATAACGACAGCTTTATTCAATGTCTTGGTCGACGTTAATATTAACTGTTTATCTAATATTAGAAAAATTCTTTTTGGTGGAGAACGTGTATCAGTAGCACATGTACGAAAGGCAATTCAGCATATAGGAGAGAATAAAATTGTACATGTCTATGGCCCGACGGAAAGTACGGTATTTGCAACGTATTATGAAGTGAATGAAGTGGAAGATAAGTCTGAAAATGTACCAATTGGAAAACCATTAAGCAATACAACAACGTATATTGTGAACAATAATGGTCAATTACAACCTATAGGAGTGGCTGGAGAACTTTGGATTGGGGGAAGTGGTCTCGCAAAATCCTATCTCAACCGTCCTGATTTAACTTCAGAAAAATTTGGGAATAATCCATTTATACCAGGTGAGCGCATATACAAAACGGGTGATTTGGTAAGATGGCTATCTGATGGGAATATTGAATATTTAGGAAGAATTGATCAGCAGGTGAAAATTCGAGGCTATCGGATTGAACTTGGAGAGATTGAAGCACATCTCTTAAAAATAGATCCAGTTCAAGAGGCTATCGTGGTTGTACGAGAGAATGATGATGGATCAAAACAATTGTGTGCATACTTTGTGGCAAATAATGACTTAACAGTAAGACAAATACGGGAAGCTATGTCACAAGAATTACCAGACTACATGCTTCCATCGTACTTTGTACAGCTTGCAAAAATGCCATTAACACCAAATGGTAAGATTGATCGTAAAGCGCTGCCTGCGCCAGAACAAAGTCTACAAACAGGTACGGAGTATGTTGCGCCACAAACCCCGATAGAAGAAATGTTAGTATCGATTTGGCAAACGGTACTTGGTGTTCCGCAAATTGGAACATTGGATAATTTCTTTGATTTGGGAGGCGACTCAATTAAAGCGATTCAAGCTTCTTCAAAGTTGTTACAAGCAGGATATAAAATAGAAATGAAATATTGGTTTAAGTATCAAAATATAGCAGAGTTAAGTTTACATGTAAAACAGGTTACCCGATTGATAGATCAAAAAGAAATAACAGGAGAGGTTACATTAACACCGATTCAGCGCTGGTTCTTTGAAAACAAGATGGAAGCCCCTCATCATTTTAACCAGGCGGTTATGTTATATCAGAAACAAGGATTTGATGTACCAGCTCTGTGTAAGACAATACAAAAAATAGCTGAGCATCATGACGCGCTGCGTATGGTCTTCCGTCAAACAGAACATGGGGATGAGGCATGGAATCGTGGAATCGAGGAAGAAGAATTATTCAGCTTGGAAGTGATGGATTTCACAGGAGAGGTAAATCCTGCCGCTGCCATTGAAGAAGCAGCGAATGCGATTCAAAGTAGCATTGATTTAAGTGAAGGACCGTTAGTAAAACTAGGCTTGTTCCAATGTGAAGAAGGCGATCATTTATTGATTGTGATCCATCATCTAGTAGTGGATGGCGTTTCTTGGAGGATATTACTGGAAGATATCGGGGCAGGATATGAACAGGCGGTAAACGGAGAGACTATTCAATTGCCACAAAAAACAGATTCTTTCCAATTATGGGCAGAACAAGTATCCCTTTATGCGAACAGTCTAGAGATGGAGGAAGAGCGCGAATATTGGAATGAGGTCGAACAGATCCCAGCGGCATTGTTACCGAAAGATAAAGAACAAGATTATGGCTTGATAAAGGATAGTGAAGCCATTAACGTGCAGTGGACGAAGTCTGAAACAGAACAGCTATTAAAGCAAGCAAATAATGCGTACAATACGGAAATAAATGACCTGTTGTTAACAGCTGTAGGAACGGCAATTCATCAATGGACAGGAATGGAAAAAATCGCTGTGAATCTGGAAGGACATGGAAGGGAAACTATTCTTTCTGATCTTGATATCACTCGGACAGTAGGTTGGTTTACAAGCCAATATCCAGTAGTTCTGCCGATTGAAGTAGGGAGCAATATCTCTCAGCGGATTAAGAATATCAAAACAGGATTACGCCACATTCCGAATAAAGGGATTGGATATGGTCTTTTAAAATATCTATCTGAAAATCAAGAAAAGCAGACATTTACATTGAAGCCAGAGATTAGCTTCAACTATCTGGGTCAGTTTGATCAAGACTTAGAGAATAGCGTAATGCAAATATCTCCGTATTCAAAAGGAAATGATGTAAATATTCATCAAAAAAATCGATATACATTAGATATTAATGGTATGGTTATTGATGGAAGTTTATCAATGACACTTACTTATAGTCATGCACAGTATTACGAAGAAACAATACAGGAGTTAGCAGAATTATTAAGAGGAGCATTGAAGGAAATTATTGAGCATTGTGTAATCAAAGAGCAGACAGACCAGATACATCATGTGGGAGAGCGTGAACTTGTAGAATCTATTAATTCGAAAGAAGCAGAGAAATTTACAGATGAATTTTTTAATAGTTTGTATTTAAAAGATGTTCCAGGTGCTATTGTTGTTATTGTTCAAGATGGTAAAGTGGTTTTATCTAAAGGGTACGGATATTCAGATGTCGAGAATAAAATACCAATGAATGCACACAAAACATTAATGAGAGTAGGTTCAATTACAAAATTATTCACTTCTACAATCATGATGCAACTTATAGAGCAAGGCAAAATTAATTTATATGAAGATATCCAGACATATTTAGGAGATATTGAAATTCCAAGGAAAATAAATGCTCCCCTTACGATTGAACATTTGATGAGCTATACTACAGGATTTGATTATCCTGATCAAGGAATGGAACAATTGATTAATTTTGATAAATCAAAACCTGTAACATTAAAGGAGTTCATTAAACAGAATATGCCTACCGTAGTTCATACGCCTGGTGAGCGATATAACTATGAAAATTTTGCATTCGTACTTCAAGGGTATATAGTAGAAAAAATTACAGGTGTTCCTTTTCATCAATATGCAAAGGAACAATTATTAAAACCACTTGAAATGTATAATAGTAGTTTTATTCAAACATTGGAATTACAAAATAAACTTGCAACAGGATATGATATAGAAAACAGTAGAATTCCAGAGTATGAGTATAGTCCAGTTGATAATTCTACTGGTAGTATGTTCTCAACAGGAGAAGATATAGCTAAATTCATGATTGCCATGATGCAACAGGGAATGTATGGTGGAAATCGAATATTAGATTCGATTTCTGTGAAAAAAATGCTCTCTTTGAAATCCGAAAGCAATCCTGAGGTAAGCTATAGCAGTTATGGATTTGAAACAAATTTCCATCCGAATTATATGGGTGAAAATATTTTTGCTAAGAGTGGAAATATTTCTGGATTTAGTTCGTTTATGTGGTTGTTACCTGAAGCGAACACTGGAGCATTTGTTATGTGTAATAAGAGCATTATAAATAAAATCGAAATTTTTGAAGCATTTATGAATCATTATTATCCATCCATACAAAATCGAAAATCTCTACAATTAGTGTAAGTTATTCTAAACTTTATGCTGTTAGTGTGTTTGGATAAGTAAGGGGACAGTAATTAATCCATAATTCATAAATAATAAGGATCTTCGAAGGAGCTTGGGAAAGTTCCAGAAAACAAAACTGAATTTCATAGAATCAGGGCTAGGATATAATTTAGTTGAAAGTTATTTTCTGACCTTGGATAAGCTGTGAAATTGGAATAACATTGCAAAAAACCGCCTTTTTAAGGCGGTTTTTTGAGTGGAAATAAATGAGAAGGATTATACATATTAGATAGAGGGGAGTAGTAATCCTGCTATTTTAGTATTAAAATAGGTGTGCATAGAAAAGTTCACAGTATGCTTATGAAGTCAGGGTTCCCCAAAATTAATAGGAGGTATATTATGTATCGTATTTTTATTATAGAAGATGACCCAAAGATTTCCACTATTTTGAAAAATAATATGGAGAAATATGGATTTGAAGCGTGTTGTGCTTCAGATTTTCGAGATTTGCTAACTGAGTTGGAGGAATATGAACCACATTTGGTACTGCTTGATATTAATCTACCATATTTCGATGGCTACTATTGGTGTAGGCAGATACGAGTACGCTCAAGTATACCAATTATTTTTATATCTGCACGGGCAGGTGAGATGGACCAAGTAATGGCTATTGAAAACGGTGGTGATGACTATATTACAAAACCTATTCATTTAGATTTGTTAATGGCAAAAGTGAAAAGTACATTGCGAAGAGTTTACGGGGAATACGCTACTATGTCAACTGACTTAGGTATAAATGAGAATGAGATCAATGTGTATGGATTACGACTGAATATTCCACGTAATGAGCTGAGTTGGAAGGATCAGAAGGTTGAGTTAACGAAAAACGAACGATTGTTGACCGAATGCTTTATGCGTCGAATTGGGAAGCCGGTCTCTCGTGAGAAGCTTTTGGAGACCTTGTGGGATGATGTTCAGTTTGTCGATGATAATACGCTAACAGTCAATGTAACAAGGGTTAGGAAGAAGTTGGAGGAAATCGGACTACCCAAGGTGATTGAAACGATTAGGAGCCAAGGTTATAAGCTTTCCTTAAGTGATGAGCATGCGGGGGAAAGTTCATGAAAAAATCAACAATAATTTTATTTTTGCAGGATAGATTGTTATATATGTATTTATGTTTGCTCATTATTGGACTTGGTACGGGGATTATGCTTGTGGACAATGTGAGTCCTTCAGGGTTAATAGATGGTGGGATAATATTTTATTTTATATTGCTTTCGCTATTCTTAATGGGTCTATGGTTGGTTTTTGATTACCTTCGGCAAAAAGCTTATTACAATCAAGTTAAGGATGCGATTAATCGATCCGATGTAGATGCTATAGAGATTGTGCAGGCCATGGTAACAAGAGAGCAATATTTGGTAGCTAGGCTCTTACAGGAGCAATACAGTAGTTATTTGAATGAGCTTAGAACATATCGTCGTCAACAGGAGTTACATAATCATTTTGTATTACAATGGGTGCATCATATGAAAACGCCCGTATCAGTTATTGATTTGCTTATACAAGAGGCTTTGCAGCAAATACCATATACGGAGGAAGAGCAAGAGCAGCTAGTAGTTAGTATACAGGAAGAAACAAACAGAATGACAAGAGATTTAGAAATGATGTTGTATACAGCACGCCTTGATAAGTTTGAAATTGATAGTCACTTAAAAAAAATTCCACTTCATAAGTTGATTAGTGCTGTTATAAATGCACATAAGAGTTTTTGGATTCGTCATTCTATATATCCACGGATTGATGGAGAGGCATGGATAGAAACGGATGAGAAATGGATGAAGTTCGTGCTAAACCAACTAGTGAGTAATGCAATTAAATACAGTAAGGATAAACCTGGGGCAAAGCAACTAGTTTTCTGTTTGGAGGAGAGTGTGCACGGGGGCGGAAAGCTGAGTGTGGTTGATGAGGGGATTGGAATTGCATCGCACGATCTCCCGAGGGTTTTTGAACCATTCTTCACAGGAGAGAATGGAAGAACAGCGGGAGAATCGACAGGAATGGGCTTATATTTAGCAAAAGAGGTGTGTAAGCGCCTTGGTCACGCTTTGTCTGTAACATCAGTTTTGGGAGAAGGGACAACATTTATAGTCAGCTTTGAGCCTCGTGGAATCCATATGTTTGATATTAAGTGACAATATTGTAAGGTTTATTAGTTGTTATAACAATATTTTTAGTTGTTTATGGAGAATTGAGTGACAATATTGTAAGGTTTACTGTCAATTTTGAAAGGGAAATCGATGGGTTTAATACTCTTTTTGAACTATACTTGTGATATATAAAAGAGGAGGGATTGTATAATGAGTATGCTAGAAGCGCAGGGCCTTGGCAAGATATATAGCTCTAAAGGGTCAGTTGTTTATAAGGCATTAGATGATATTAATTTAACTATAGAGCCTGGCGAATTTGTGGGGGTCATGGGGCCTTCAGGAAGTGGAAAGACGACGCTGCTTAATCTGTTGTCGACAATTGATCGTCCAACATCTGGTCAAATCAAAATTGGTGGTGTTGACCCAAGTAAGTTAAGTCAAAAGAAACTTTCACTTTTCAGACGACGTGAACTGGGTTTCGTTTTTCAAGATTTTAATCTACTAGATACATTATCAATTAAAGAAAATATTGTTTTGCCATTAGTATTGGAGGGTATTGCTCCTGAGATTATTGAAGAAAAACTTCAGCCGCTCGCTAAATGGTTGCAAATTGATAAAATATTAAATAAACGTACATATGAGGTGTCTGGTGGACAGAAACAACGTGCAGCAATTGCACGTGCATTTATTCATAAGCCATCATTGGTACTTGCAGATGAATTAACCGGAAACTTGGATTCTAAGGCGGCAAAGGATGTAATGGACTCGCTGAAAGATATGAATGAACAAATGAATGCAACCATTCTTATGGTAACTCATGATCCGTTTTCAGCAAGTTATTGTCAGCGTATTGTATTTATTAAGGATGGAAGACAGTTCTCAGAAATTCGACGTGGTGCAAATCGACAAGCCTTCTTCCAACAAATATTGGATGCATTGAGCGTTTTGGGAGGGAATTTTGATGACGTTTCGTTCGCTCGCGTTTAGTAACATTCGAGGTAAATGGCGTTCGTACAGTGCCTTTTTTCTGAGCAGTGTATTTTCTGTAATGATTTTTTATATCTATGCAGCTTTTCTAGCTCATCCTGATGTGGTGAATGGTAATATTATAGCTGCTGATAAAGTGAGACTAGGAATGATATTCTGTGAGTATGTAATCGTTATTTTCTCATTTTTGTTTGTGCTCTATTCTAATTCTGCATTTTTGAAGACCAGAAAGCAGGAATTCGGTCTGTTTTCGCTATTCGGAATGACTCGTATGCAGTTGCGTAGACTTGTTATTTATGAAAATTTAACAATTGCGGTGCTGGCAATTTCAGTAGGAATTGCTTTAGGGATATTGTTTAGTAAGTTATTTTTTATTGTACTTTCTATGTTGCTTAATATGAATGATACTATTACGTTTTCCGTTCCGCTTCAAGCAGTCGGATTAACAATGGGTAGCTTTTTAGTACTGTTTACACTTATATCGTTTTGGAGTGTGTTGGGGCTTGGGCGTACAGAAATCATTGAATTACTTAAGGCTTCACGAAAGACAAAAGGAGAATTGTTTTATTCGCCTTGGCTTGTTGCACTTGCAATAATATCTTTAGTGGCTGGTTACGCCATGGCATTGATGTTAAATGGCGGAAACTTTGGTTTGCTGGATATGCAAGAGTTCAGTATGTTGGCAATTGGTATTATGGTTGCTGTGGTAATTGGTACATATTTATTATACTCTCAGTTCAGTATATTATTGTTACGTTTTATTCAGAAACGCTATAATATCTATTACAATCGTACGAATATGATGGTTATTGCTCAGCTCGGTTATAAGATGAAGGATAATGCGAGGATGCTATTTATAGTATCAATTTTAAGTGCCATTATTGTAACGGCATCAGGTGCATTTTCTATTTTAGCAGTATCAGCGCAACAAGAAGAACTGAAGGAAATGATCTCAATCACGATGTTTATCGGCTTGTTTATCAGCTTGCTGTTTTTCATTGCAGCTGGTAGCATGATTTACTTTAAGTTATTTACGGAGTTAAAAGAAGATCAAGCACAAATTAAGGCGCTTACAAGGATTGGTGTAACAGAAGGTGAAATTCGAAAAATCGTTTTCACCCAGGTTGGAATTATTTTCTTCTTACCTTGCATCGTTGGTATTGTTCACGCGCTAGTTGCAATGAAAGCATTAGATAATATTCTTATGTCATCCAGTTGGTTTTATTCGTTTATCGTTATTGGCATTTATTTAGTTATGCAGACAATATATTTTCTTATTGCTTGTCGTAGCTATATAAGTAATATGCTACCAAAGAGAATTTAATTATGAAATTTTAAATGGGAGAC of Bacillus clarus contains these proteins:
- a CDS encoding response regulator transcription factor — protein: MYRIFIIEDDPKISTILKNNMEKYGFEACCASDFRDLLTELEEYEPHLVLLDINLPYFDGYYWCRQIRVRSSIPIIFISARAGEMDQVMAIENGGDDYITKPIHLDLLMAKVKSTLRRVYGEYATMSTDLGINENEINVYGLRLNIPRNELSWKDQKVELTKNERLLTECFMRRIGKPVSREKLLETLWDDVQFVDDNTLTVNVTRVRKKLEEIGLPKVIETIRSQGYKLSLSDEHAGESS
- a CDS encoding sensor histidine kinase produces the protein MKKSTIILFLQDRLLYMYLCLLIIGLGTGIMLVDNVSPSGLIDGGIIFYFILLSLFLMGLWLVFDYLRQKAYYNQVKDAINRSDVDAIEIVQAMVTREQYLVARLLQEQYSSYLNELRTYRRQQELHNHFVLQWVHHMKTPVSVIDLLIQEALQQIPYTEEEQEQLVVSIQEETNRMTRDLEMMLYTARLDKFEIDSHLKKIPLHKLISAVINAHKSFWIRHSIYPRIDGEAWIETDEKWMKFVLNQLVSNAIKYSKDKPGAKQLVFCLEESVHGGGKLSVVDEGIGIASHDLPRVFEPFFTGENGRTAGESTGMGLYLAKEVCKRLGHALSVTSVLGEGTTFIVSFEPRGIHMFDIK
- a CDS encoding ABC transporter ATP-binding protein, producing MSMLEAQGLGKIYSSKGSVVYKALDDINLTIEPGEFVGVMGPSGSGKTTLLNLLSTIDRPTSGQIKIGGVDPSKLSQKKLSLFRRRELGFVFQDFNLLDTLSIKENIVLPLVLEGIAPEIIEEKLQPLAKWLQIDKILNKRTYEVSGGQKQRAAIARAFIHKPSLVLADELTGNLDSKAAKDVMDSLKDMNEQMNATILMVTHDPFSASYCQRIVFIKDGRQFSEIRRGANRQAFFQQILDALSVLGGNFDDVSFARV
- a CDS encoding FtsX-like permease family protein codes for the protein MTFRSLAFSNIRGKWRSYSAFFLSSVFSVMIFYIYAAFLAHPDVVNGNIIAADKVRLGMIFCEYVIVIFSFLFVLYSNSAFLKTRKQEFGLFSLFGMTRMQLRRLVIYENLTIAVLAISVGIALGILFSKLFFIVLSMLLNMNDTITFSVPLQAVGLTMGSFLVLFTLISFWSVLGLGRTEIIELLKASRKTKGELFYSPWLVALAIISLVAGYAMALMLNGGNFGLLDMQEFSMLAIGIMVAVVIGTYLLYSQFSILLLRFIQKRYNIYYNRTNMMVIAQLGYKMKDNARMLFIVSILSAIIVTASGAFSILAVSAQQEELKEMISITMFIGLFISLLFFIAAGSMIYFKLFTELKEDQAQIKALTRIGVTEGEIRKIVFTQVGIIFFLPCIVGIVHALVAMKALDNILMSSSWFYSFIVIGIYLVMQTIYFLIACRSYISNMLPKRI